From a single Nakaseomyces glabratus chromosome H, complete sequence genomic region:
- the SRP101 gene encoding Signal recognition particle receptor subunit alpha (CAGL0H01265g~Ortholog(s) have GTP binding, signal recognition particle binding activity, role in protein targeting to ER and cytosol, nucleus, signal recognition particle receptor complex localization), with the protein MFEQLTIFTPQGEVLYYYNCYDRKFAEAQVNAVISHLLTSPISRDHGSSKYKLLSIPSVSKNAKPFTVLSHVSKQPELYFIITYPEPSMELNNEAQEVLDVAIALWDSLPINDIIIKAAKGTGKKNAFNCIDISGEISEDIEKFDNYLRTKYNESIKVDQANTNINSDEIRAESPGAKKKSKAKKPIKGGNNRKWGIDGALEETGNDSGTLDFSDPNAKPTGEMSQNVDTNIDTSDFGSKSKSGDFLIKEIDDILSQQQQQKSSSGSDNTGYTKSAFGFLQKHLLGNKTITEKDIHEVLEKFKQKLITKNVSPEAADYLLKQVSRDLVGSRTDNWTSVENTVKQAVSKSLTEVLTPGVSVDLLHEIQKKTGNRSADGKKNPYVFSVVGVNGVGKSTNLSKLAFWLLQNNFRILIVACDTFRSGAVEQLRVHVENLAQLMDEKHIRGSKNSRGKSGNDYIELFEAGYGGSDLVTKIAKQAIKYAKEQDFDIVLMDTAGRRHNDPTLMSPLKNFAEQANPDKIIMVGEALVGTDSVQQARNFNNAFGKNRNLDFFIISKCDTVGEMLGTMVNMVYATGIPILFVGVGQTYTDLRTLSVNWAVNTLMS; encoded by the coding sequence ATGTTTGAGCAGTTGACCATTTTCACTCCTCAAGGTGAAGTGCTTTACTATTACAATTGTTATGATAGAAAGTTTGCTGAAGCCCAGGTCAATGCAGTTATTTCCCATTTGCTGACTTCGCCAATCTCGAGAGATCATGGCAGCTCAAAATACAAACTGTTGTCCATTCCTAGTGTTTCAAAGAACGCAAAACCTTTTACAGTTTTAAGTCATGTGTCGAAACAACCTGAActgtattttattataactTATCCTGAACCATCTATGGAATTAAACAACGAAGCTCAAGAAGTGCTTGATGTAGCCATTGCCTTATGGGATTCTCTACCGATTAATGATATCATAATAAAAGCTGCTAAAGGCACTGGCAAAAAGAATGCATTCAACTGTATAGACATCTCTGGGGAAATAAGTGAGGATATTGAGAAGTTTGATAATTACCTGAGGACAAAATACAATGAATCCATTAAGGTAGACCAGGCTAATACTAATATTAACTCAGATGAAATCAGAGCTGAAAGTCCTGGtgccaagaagaaatcgAAGGCTAAAAAGCCTATTAAAGGTGGCAATAACCGTAAATGGGGTATTGACGGTGCATTAGAGGAAACTGGTAATGATTCAGGAACTCTTGATTTTTCTGATCCAAACGCCAAGCCCACTGGGGAAATGTCACAGAATGTAGATACCAATATTGATACATCAGATTTTGGTAGCAAGAGTAAATCAGGTGATTTCttaatcaaagaaattgacGATATTTTAAGtcagcagcaacaacaaaagTCTTCATCAGGATCCGACAATACCGGTTACACAAAATCTGCATTTGGATTTTTGCAGAAGCATTTACTTGGTAATAAAACCATTACTGAAAAGGACATACATGAAGTTTTGGAGAAATTTAAACAGAAACTGATTACTAAGAATGTTTCACCTGAAGCTGCTGACTATCTATTAAAGCAGGTTTCAAGAGACTTAGTTGGTTCAAGGACAGATAATTGGACAAGTGTTGAAAATACAGTGAAGCAAGCGGTATCTAAATCTCTGACTGAAGTGTTAACACCAGGTGTCTCTGTTGACTTATTACATGAGATTCAGAAAAAAACTGGAAACAGAAGTGCTGACGGGAAAAAGAATCCATATGTATTCTCAGTTGTTGGTGTAAATGGTGTAGGTAAGTCAACCAATCTTTCAAAACTGGCTTTTTGGTTACTACAAAACAATTTTAGAATACTAATTGTAGCATGTGATACTTTCAGATCTGGTGCTGTCGAACAATTGAGAGTTCATGTAGAAAACTTGGCACAATTGATGGATGAGAAGCATATTAGAGGTTCCAAAAATTCTAGGGGAAAGAGTGGAAATGACTATATTGAATTGTTTGAAGCAGGTTATGGTGGCTCAGATTTGGTCACGAAGATTGCAAAACAGGCTATAAAATATGCCAAGGAGCAAGATTTTGATATAGTTCTTATGGATACGGCAGGTAGAAGACACAATGACCCTACTTTGATGTCGCCACTTAAGAATTTTGCTGAACAAGCGAACCCTGATAAAATTATTATGGTTGGTGAGGCTCTTGTTGGTACTGATTCTGTTCAGCAAGCCAGGAACTTTAATAATGCCTTCGGTAAAAATAGGAACTtagatttttttatcatatcAAAATGTGATACAGTCGGTGAAATGCTTGGAACTATGGTGAATATGGTATATGCTACAGGTATACCGATTCTATTTGTAGGTGTTGGCCAGACATATACCGATTTAAGAACGCTGAGTGTAAACTGGGCGGTAAATACTCTAATGTCCTAA
- the HRQ1 gene encoding ATP-dependent 3'-5' DNA helicase (CAGL0H01243g~Ortholog(s) have ATP-dependent 3'-5' DNA helicase activity, bubble DNA binding activity), which yields MDEPVLKRPKVEEQREESAGQDDFQLRDFKKFFFKLNTLYTFLSCRKHVVPSFETLSKPLNASMKREVNEMDFARVVALMPRGTVFKYIDENQIVTERKLFDFNKGGYQQRDNDIFELEEIEKQFEESRSTQILIFEFVDGTMKRTWNRNGQDNPNKQVFLPTYTPEEMKKMIKKREAFFNERLSLFIEEASNEGIPTMKKLDELALKHMPKPKDYEDPITSMLKAKEEKEKQVVNEETGESRPLMTEMVSKLKKSEHYNGQIKTHMEIPQRHAEYGELNVDIDSEILDAIGYSQFYSHQADAINAVHNGENVIITTSTSSGKSLIYQLSAFDLMFRNPESTFMYIFPTKALAQDQKRAFQVILSKIPSLKNVVVDTYDGDTDPEKRSFIRNNARVIFTNPDMIHASILPNHVNWRRFLFNLHLVVIDELHIYKGLFGSHVALVMRRLLRLCREHYDNFFTRFISCSATLKNPVKHMMDIFGIDKVRLISNDGSPRGTKHLVVWNPPVLSQHDRKRENFISESAKILVDLILANVRTIAFCYVRRVCELLMKEVRSIFEEMGRQDLITDVMSYRGGYSAADRRKIEREMFHGNLKAVISTNALELGIDIGGLDAVLMCGFPLSLANFHQQSGRAGRRSKDSLTVVVASDSPVDQHYVAHPDLLMNSEDPDSFQDLVLDFTNMLIVEGHVQCASFELPVNIERDKKYFNDKLLRNICHERLQKDENGYHCNIRFLPWPSKHVNLRGAEEDQFAVVDITNGRNKVIEEVEASRTSFTLYDGGIFIHQGYPYLVKEFNPEEKYATVQRVDVDWVTNQRDFTDIDPQEIEYVRSMEGTDVPVYFGKIKVTIIVFGFFKLDKFKRIIDAVEVHNPPVIINSKGLWIDIPSRALEILESKQLNAAGAIHAAQHAIMGLLPKFIVAGSNEIQTECKAPEKEFAERQTKRKRPARLVFFDSHGGSYGSGLSSKAFEHIQEILNGTLQRITDCPCEDGCPECVAASYCKENSLVLSKPGSLVILHCILGHEEDDYIDLIKDGPEPNMPEIKVETVIPVKEHVNFAPDFEILDIKNIKKEEGYIINEDENNKLYIKKEEETINH from the coding sequence ATGGATGAGCCTGTGTTAAAAAGACCTAAAGTTGAGGAACAGAGAGAAGAATCAGCTGGGCAAGATGACTTCCAGTTAAGGgatttcaagaagttcttcttcaagttgaacaccttatatacttttctttcatGTCGCAAGCATGTCGTCCCATCATTTGAGACATTGAGTAAGCCATTGAATGCAAGTATGAAACGTGAGGTGAATGAAATGGACTTTGCTCGTGTAGTTGCGCTGATGCCACGAGGGACAGTGTTCAAATACATCGATGAGAACCAGATAGTAACGGAACGAAAGTTGTTTGATTTCAACAAAGGTGGATACCAACAAAGAGATAACGATATCTTTGAACTGGAAGAGATAGAAAAACAGTTTGAAGAGAGCAGATCGACTCAgatattaatatttgaatttgtgGATGGAACAATGAAGAGAACGTGGAACAGAAATGGGCAGGATAACCCAAATAAGCAAGTTTTCCTCCCAACATATACCCCAGaagaaatgaagaagatgattaAAAAGAGAGAAGCTTTTTTTAATGAGAGGTTAAGCTTATTTATCGAGGAAGCGTCAAATGAAGGGATACCTACAATGAAAAAGTTGGATGAGCTAGCTTTGAAGCATATGCCGAAACCTAAGGATTACGAAGACCCAATTACATCTATGTTGAAAGctaaagaagagaaagaaaaacaagTAGTAAACGAAGAAACTGGAGAAAGCCGACCTTTAATGACTGAAATGGTCAgtaaactaaaaaaaagtgaGCATTATAACGGCCAAATAAAAACCCACATGGAAATTCCACAAAGACATGCCGAGTACGGAGAATTAAACGTTGATATAGATTCCGAAATTCTGGATGCCATCGGCTACTCTCAATTTTATAGCCATCAAGCTGACGCAATTAACGCTGTTCATAATGGTGAAAATGTAATTATTACGACATCGACATCATCAGGTAAGTCATTGATTTATCAACTATCAGCCTTTGATCTGATGTTTCGCAACCCTGAATCGACATTCATGTATATCTTCCCTACTAAAGCGCTGGCGCAAGATCAGAAGAGGGCATTTCAAGTGATATTGTCAAAAATTCCATCGTTGAAAAATGTTGTTGTGGATACTTATGATGGTGATACCGATCCAGAAAAGAGATCATTTATTAGAAATAATGCAAGAGTTATTTTCACTAATCCAGATATGATACATGCCAGTATTTTACCGAATCATGTCAATTGGAGAAGATTTCTCTTTAACTTACATTTGGTTGTGATTGATGAACTTcacatatataaagggCTATTTGGTTCCCATGTAGCCTTAGTAATGAGGAGATTGTTGAGGTTGTGCAGGGAACATtatgataatttttttacaaGATTTATTTCATGTTCTGCTACACTGAAAAATCCAGTCAAACATATGATGGACAtttttggtattgataAGGTGAGGCTAATTAGTAATGATGGTTCCCCAAGAGGCACAAAGCATTTAGTCGTTTGGAATCCACCAGTTCTGAGTCAGCATGatagaaaaagagaaaacttCATTAGTGAATCTGCTAAAATATTGGTTGACCTAATTTTGGCCAATGTCAGAACTATTGCCTTCTGTTATGTCAGGAGAGTTTGTGAGCTGTTGATGAAAGAAGTTCGATCCATTTTTGAGGAGATGGGAAGACAGGATTTAATTACAGATGTCATGTCATATAGAGGTGGATATTCGGCAGCAGATCGTCgtaaaattgaaagagaaatGTTTCACGGTAATTTGAAGGCGGTCATTTCAACCAATGCTTTGGAATTAGGTATAGATATTGGTGGTTTGGATGCCGTGCTAATGTGTGGCTTTCCACTTTCATTAGCTAATTTCCACCAGCAAAGTGGTAGAGCAGgaagaagatcaaaagATTCTCTTACTGTTGTGGTTGCCAGTGATTCTCCCGTAGATCAGCATTATGTTGCCCATCCAGATCTATTGATGAATAGTGAAGATCCTGATTCCTTTCAAGACTTAGTATTGGATTTCACGAATATGCTAATTGTAGAAGGGCATGTTCAATGTGCTTCGTTTGAACTTCCAGTAAACATAGAAAGGGAtaagaaatattttaatgacAAGTTATTAAGAAATATATGCCATGAGAGATTacaaaaagatgaaaacgGTTATCATTGTAATATTCGTTTTTTGCCGTGGCCATCCAAACATGTAAATTTGCGAGGAGCCGAGGAAGATCAGTTTGCCGTTGTAGATATTACTAATGGGAGAAATAAAGTCATTGAAGAAGTCGAAGCATCGAGGACCAGTTTTACTTTATATGACGGTGGTATATTCATTCACCAAGGTTATCCATATCTAGTAAAAGAATTCAATCCAGAAGAGAAATATGCCACCGTTCAACGAGTTGACGTTGATTGGGTTACTAATCAGCGTGACTTTACAGATATAGATCCACAGGAAATTGAATATGTACGATCAATGGAAGGTACTGATGTTCCAGTGTACTTTGGTAAAATAAAAGTTACTATTATAGTGTTTGGGTTCTTTAAACTGGATAAATTTAAAAGAATTATTGACGCTGTAGAAGTTCATAATCCACCTGTGATAATAAATTCTAAAGGTCTATGGATTGACATCCCAAGCCGAGCTCTGGAAATATTGGAATCCAAACAGTTAAATGCTGCTGGCGCTATTCATGCTGCACAGCACGCGATAATGGGGTTACTACCAAAATTTATTGTCGCTGGTTCCAACGAAATACAAACAGAATGTAAAGCACCAGAGAAGGAGTTTGCAGAAAGGCAaactaaaagaaagagacCAGCTAGACtagttttttttgattctcATGGAGGCTCATATGGGTCTGGATTATCTAGCAAGGCTTTTGAACATATAcaagaaatattaaatgGAACACTACAAAGAATTACTGACTGTCCATGTGAAGATGGATGTCCGGAATGTGTAGCAGCATCTTATTGTAAAGAAAATAGTTTGGTTCTATCAAAGCCTGGTTCATTAGTCATCCTTCATTGCATTCTGGGCCACGAAGAAGATGATTATATTGATCTCATAAAGGATGGTCCTGAACCTAACATGCCTGAAATAAAAGTGGAAACAGTAATCCCTGTCAAAGAGCATGTGAATTTTGCACCGGATTTCGAGATCCTTGACattaaaaacataaaaaaggaagaaggatatattatcaatgaggatgaaaataacaaactgtatataaaaaaagaggaagaaacaATAAATCATTGA